A genomic segment from Rosettibacter firmus encodes:
- the trxA gene encoding thioredoxin, with the protein MKPFTFTDSNFDTEALQSDIPVIVDFWAAWCGPCRMIAPIIEDLSEEYEGKIKVGKLDVDENQQTAIRYGVRSIPTVLFIKNGEVKDTIIGAVPKSVFIEKIQKLL; encoded by the coding sequence ATGAAGCCATTTACGTTTACTGATAGCAATTTTGATACAGAAGCACTTCAATCAGATATTCCAGTTATTGTAGATTTTTGGGCTGCATGGTGTGGACCATGTAGAATGATTGCACCGATTATAGAAGACCTATCAGAAGAATATGAAGGAAAAATAAAAGTAGGGAAACTTGATGTTGATGAAAATCAGCAGACAGCCATTCGGTATGGAGTAAGAAGTATTCCCACAGTTTTATTTATTAAAAATGGAGAAGTAAAAGATACTATAATTGGAGCTGTTCCTAAAAGTGTATTTATAGAAAAAATTCAAAAACTGTTGTAA
- a CDS encoding TonB-dependent receptor, translating to MHRRIFYFLLLLALFPALLTAGTKGRIKGKVVDLQTGEPLIGANVIVMGTTTGAATDANGEYVLQNLDPGVYTVRASYLGYQSITISNVRVNADLTTSLDFQLPSEEIQVGTVEIVAQKPLIQKDNTNAVRITTSEDIQALPVRGVNNIISLTAGVTLQNGNIYIRGGRNDEVGYYLEGVSIKNPITGNRGVTISQDALEEIQVQAGGYTAEFGGANAGIIRQSFKSGGTQLKASYEYITDNITFKSKDNAFDGKKRLGAYWWGYHEESGVLSGPLFDNRVKFFANINYVYQRDPEPQPYPGMNLGILTDNISGDTINFVYPAGPRKGVQEQYYTYTGTLNFDLKPVLIRLAGTYTTYNSDVWADNPIRNILQTRRGRNEQANGALNLKVTHVLSGSMFYELSAGYFFSNSETYTPGLGSNYWAYGDSVANAEVGWTIPRTAADIANGVYGRYVSPTQASIMGFYFNRDGSIPTGYGKNKREGISLNGALSFLLGKHHSFKVGGEYQQYVLRNWGLRSQVSLAASLNNWLVAHPNATEDEITAAKRQFILTRGVNNYGYDVFGNETDEGFFDAPHKPVFAAAYIQDKIEYEDLVINAGLRFDYIDIDNLTFVDPSQPDLAINPQTGELYEAGWKKVPTFSAVSPRLGFSFPVTDKTVFHAQFGKFVQQPALNTAYLGYYELAWEIKGGFFISRPAGSNIRPTRTTQYELGFTQQLTDFMSLDITGYYKDIKDQVQFVNQPVVRTSAFQNYNILANGDYATTKGVEITLNMRRYQRLAVNATLSFQDARGTGSNPYSNSGVVGAPLDGVTIFVPKYISPLQFNQAIKGNVNIDYRFGPKDGPSLLQNFGISLLAMFNSGHPYTRGFGALNAESDARFRQPLEALNASTTPGEFQVDLRVDKTFRLFDRLSLNVYVYVINLFDRKNVRNVFLRTGSADDDGVIYNPELAQQLLSTYGDQYINLYKAINIDYQQGYGGVPGATTNLLYGPPRQIRLGIRLEY from the coding sequence ATGCATCGAAGAATTTTTTACTTTTTGCTATTACTTGCTCTTTTTCCTGCATTGTTAACAGCAGGAACAAAGGGTAGAATCAAAGGTAAAGTAGTAGATTTGCAGACAGGCGAACCATTGATTGGTGCCAACGTTATTGTTATGGGTACCACAACTGGTGCAGCCACTGACGCAAATGGAGAATATGTACTACAAAACCTTGACCCGGGTGTTTATACTGTTAGAGCATCATACCTGGGATATCAATCAATAACTATTTCAAATGTGCGTGTAAATGCAGACCTCACAACTTCATTAGATTTTCAGTTACCAAGTGAGGAAATACAGGTTGGCACTGTAGAAATTGTAGCACAGAAACCACTTATACAAAAAGATAATACAAACGCAGTAAGAATTACAACAAGTGAAGATATACAGGCATTGCCTGTTCGTGGAGTAAATAATATAATAAGTTTAACAGCTGGTGTTACACTTCAAAATGGAAATATATATATCCGTGGTGGTAGAAATGATGAAGTCGGATATTATCTTGAAGGTGTATCAATTAAAAATCCAATTACAGGAAATCGTGGTGTAACAATTTCACAGGATGCTCTTGAAGAAATTCAAGTTCAAGCAGGTGGTTATACTGCAGAATTTGGTGGTGCCAATGCTGGTATTATTCGTCAATCATTTAAATCTGGTGGCACTCAACTTAAAGCTAGTTATGAATATATTACTGATAATATAACATTCAAAAGCAAAGATAATGCTTTTGATGGTAAAAAACGTCTTGGTGCATACTGGTGGGGATATCACGAAGAAAGTGGAGTATTAAGTGGTCCTCTATTTGATAATAGAGTTAAGTTTTTTGCTAATATTAATTATGTATATCAGCGAGATCCCGAACCCCAGCCATATCCAGGAATGAATTTAGGAATTTTAACAGATAATATATCAGGTGATACAATTAATTTCGTTTATCCAGCTGGACCTCGAAAAGGGGTACAGGAACAATATTATACTTATACAGGAACATTGAATTTTGATTTAAAACCAGTTTTAATAAGATTAGCTGGTACATATACAACATATAATAGTGATGTTTGGGCAGATAATCCTATTAGAAATATTCTTCAAACTCGTCGTGGTAGAAATGAACAAGCAAATGGAGCATTAAATCTTAAAGTAACACACGTATTAAGTGGCTCAATGTTTTATGAATTATCAGCTGGATATTTCTTCTCAAATAGCGAAACTTATACTCCTGGCTTGGGTTCTAATTACTGGGCATACGGAGATAGCGTAGCTAATGCAGAAGTTGGATGGACTATTCCAAGAACTGCAGCTGATATTGCAAATGGGGTTTATGGAAGATATGTTAGCCCAACACAAGCAAGTATCATGGGCTTCTATTTTAATAGAGATGGATCAATACCAACAGGATATGGAAAAAATAAAAGAGAAGGGATTTCACTTAATGGTGCTTTATCATTTTTGTTAGGTAAACATCATTCTTTCAAAGTTGGTGGTGAATATCAACAATATGTATTGAGAAATTGGGGTTTACGTAGTCAGGTTAGTTTAGCTGCGTCACTTAATAACTGGTTGGTAGCTCATCCAAATGCTACAGAGGATGAAATCACAGCAGCAAAGCGTCAGTTCATTTTAACCAGAGGTGTCAATAACTATGGTTATGATGTTTTTGGTAATGAAACAGATGAAGGATTCTTTGATGCTCCACATAAACCAGTTTTTGCTGCTGCATACATCCAGGATAAAATTGAGTATGAAGATTTAGTAATAAACGCAGGCTTAAGATTTGATTATATTGATATTGATAATCTTACATTTGTAGATCCAAGTCAACCAGATTTAGCAATCAATCCTCAAACTGGAGAATTGTACGAAGCTGGTTGGAAGAAGGTACCAACATTTAGTGCAGTAAGTCCTCGTTTAGGATTTTCATTTCCTGTTACAGATAAAACAGTATTCCATGCTCAGTTTGGTAAATTTGTACAACAACCAGCACTTAATACTGCTTATTTAGGTTACTATGAATTAGCTTGGGAAATTAAAGGTGGCTTTTTTATTTCAAGACCAGCTGGTTCTAATATTAGACCAACAAGAACAACTCAATATGAATTAGGATTTACTCAACAATTAACAGATTTTATGTCATTGGATATTACTGGTTACTATAAAGATATAAAGGATCAGGTTCAATTTGTAAATCAACCAGTTGTTAGAACATCTGCATTCCAGAATTATAATATTTTAGCAAATGGTGATTATGCTACTACAAAAGGAGTAGAAATAACTCTTAATATGAGAAGATATCAGAGATTAGCAGTTAATGCTACACTTTCATTCCAGGATGCCAGAGGTACAGGTTCGAATCCATATTCAAATAGTGGTGTTGTTGGTGCTCCACTTGATGGTGTTACAATATTTGTTCCTAAATATATTTCACCACTTCAATTCAATCAAGCAATTAAAGGAAATGTTAATATAGATTATCGTTTTGGACCTAAAGATGGACCTTCTTTACTGCAAAATTTTGGTATATCCTTGCTTGCAATGTTTAATAGTGGACATCCATACACAAGAGGATTTGGTGCACTGAATGCGGAATCAGATGCTCGTTTCCGTCAACCACTTGAAGCTTTGAATGCATCAACTACTCCTGGTGAATTTCAGGTTGATTTACGTGTAGATAAAACATTTAGATTATTTGATAGACTTTCTCTCAATGTTTATGTATATGTAATCAACCTGTTTGATAGAAAGAATGTAAGAAATGTATTCTTGAGAACAGGTTCGGCTGACGATGATGGTGTCATTTATAATCCAGAATTAGCACAACAGTTACTTTCCACCTATGGTGATCAATATATAAATCTCTATAAAGCAATCAATATTGATTACCAGCAAGGATACGGTGGTGTTCCTGGTGCAACAACTAACTTATTATATGGACCACCTCGTCAGATTCGACTTGGTATCAGATTAGAATACTAA
- a CDS encoding T9SS type A sorting domain-containing protein: MKIKLIRYLSFALILIAFTSLALAKGGGDKKSTRLNKSLGTPVYTKININNISTWIKNDGETDINQNGNSGFVFPKGSNKTAVFQSGFLWGGRVDGQWRVGGSTYRQGTVPGRILPNGQPANPDDPDVRIYRVRRDYKDGDLSAELADGDGPSIEAIRQQYEKDWNEWPADQGAPFEDVDGDGKYNPQIDIPGVPGADQTVWFVCNDLDPAQTDYMYGSLPMGIEEQVTVWGYKATGALGNMIFRKFIIINKNPEQKPFTEMYVSMWSDIDDGDAGDDFAGCDTTLSLGYCYNANATDAVYNPLPPPAVGFDFFQGPIVAGSAEDKAIYKGKYVEGKKNLPMTAFYFFINGDPIYSDPDLGLYETGALQWYNLFRGRISTSGDPFVDPTTGQPTKFTLSGDPITGTGWIDGMLHPPGDRRIGMVSGPFEMAYGDTQEVVVAEIAAGAIPGVDRLSAIQLLKFYDLQAQLAYDNFFNVPKAPPAPAVSVAEMDREVILSWGSDLAKVNATESYSQSGFEFEGYCIYQLPSRTAQANEAKLIATYDKVNGVLKISDLEFDATSGVVQSRVVKFGTDSGIKRYISIKSDAFKGGMPLNNGSKYYFAVTAYAYNPDPNAVPKVLENSIEVIEVTPQPPKPGVRYEASLGKEIVATHKSGFSDGKVTAFVVDPTKVTGHKYEVSFDVDGWILKDLTTSTTILTKQTNQKADDLSPMVDGMLIKVSGAPNDFKDFLVTANANGPLDPPEYGAFAFNNSGFPHPSTGDRPTPRQQVRGGLWGIHTGNIDDASFDFDFFKTRVTQGGARWPRIIPNDFEIRFIPGKAFLYPGSDYGGHGKLVDVPFQLWNIGTKSDASDDVRYFPYILDANENGVFDLSGIDHPISGRDDDPETDWIYWVIPKDMTPGESGYNAIVNKIQTEGDANHEYMDGAIMSGDAMRRMVLVNWNGGSVSDANWPNNVNSPMPEEGTVFKIITTKPNLPGSDVFEFTAPSVTVSTELAKEDVEKINVFPNPYYGVNPQEINKYQRFVTFTHLPQKATIRIFNLAGQLVRTIRKDSPEQFQRWDLNNESSLPVASGIYIVHVDMPDLGKTKILKVAIIQEQQVLDRF; the protein is encoded by the coding sequence ATGAAAATAAAGTTAATTAGATATTTAAGTTTTGCGCTAATACTAATAGCGTTTACTTCATTGGCACTTGCAAAAGGTGGTGGCGATAAAAAATCCACCAGACTTAACAAGAGTCTCGGAACGCCAGTTTATACCAAAATTAATATAAATAATATTTCTACCTGGATTAAAAATGATGGTGAAACTGACATAAATCAAAATGGTAATTCCGGTTTTGTATTTCCAAAAGGAAGTAATAAAACAGCGGTTTTCCAATCTGGTTTCTTGTGGGGTGGTAGAGTAGATGGACAGTGGAGAGTTGGAGGTTCAACATATAGACAGGGAACAGTTCCAGGACGTATTTTACCAAATGGACAACCTGCAAATCCAGATGATCCGGATGTAAGAATTTATAGAGTTAGAAGAGATTATAAAGATGGCGATTTAAGTGCTGAATTGGCTGATGGTGATGGACCTTCTATTGAAGCTATTAGACAACAATATGAAAAGGACTGGAATGAATGGCCAGCTGATCAGGGAGCACCTTTCGAAGATGTCGATGGCGATGGTAAATATAATCCTCAGATAGATATACCTGGAGTACCAGGAGCCGATCAGACAGTTTGGTTTGTTTGCAATGATTTAGATCCAGCTCAAACTGATTATATGTATGGTTCTCTTCCAATGGGCATAGAGGAACAGGTGACTGTTTGGGGTTACAAAGCTACAGGTGCATTAGGCAATATGATATTTAGAAAATTCATTATTATAAATAAAAATCCAGAACAAAAACCATTTACAGAAATGTATGTTTCTATGTGGAGTGATATTGATGATGGAGACGCAGGTGATGATTTTGCAGGTTGCGATACAACTCTAAGTTTAGGATATTGTTACAATGCAAATGCTACAGATGCAGTTTATAACCCGCTTCCACCTCCTGCTGTTGGTTTTGATTTCTTCCAGGGTCCTATTGTTGCCGGAAGTGCTGAAGATAAAGCCATTTATAAAGGTAAATATGTTGAAGGAAAGAAAAATCTTCCAATGACAGCTTTTTATTTCTTTATTAATGGTGACCCAATATATAGCGACCCTGATTTAGGATTGTATGAAACAGGTGCATTACAATGGTATAATTTGTTTAGAGGAAGAATTTCTACAAGTGGTGATCCATTTGTAGATCCTACTACAGGTCAACCAACCAAATTTACACTATCTGGTGATCCAATTACAGGCACTGGCTGGATTGATGGAATGCTTCACCCACCGGGAGATAGAAGAATTGGTATGGTTTCCGGTCCTTTTGAAATGGCTTATGGTGATACACAGGAAGTTGTAGTTGCTGAAATTGCAGCAGGTGCTATTCCTGGTGTTGATAGACTTAGTGCTATTCAATTATTAAAGTTCTATGACTTACAAGCACAATTAGCTTATGATAATTTCTTTAATGTTCCGAAAGCTCCACCTGCCCCTGCTGTATCAGTTGCGGAAATGGATAGGGAAGTTATACTTTCTTGGGGAAGTGATTTAGCAAAGGTAAATGCTACAGAGTCCTACTCACAAAGTGGTTTTGAATTTGAAGGTTATTGTATATATCAACTACCATCAAGAACAGCCCAAGCAAATGAAGCTAAGTTAATAGCAACTTATGATAAAGTAAATGGTGTTCTTAAAATTAGTGATTTAGAATTTGATGCTACATCTGGAGTAGTACAGAGTAGAGTTGTAAAATTTGGTACAGATTCAGGAATTAAACGTTATATAAGTATTAAATCGGATGCTTTTAAAGGTGGAATGCCATTAAACAATGGAAGTAAATATTATTTTGCAGTAACAGCATATGCATATAATCCAGATCCAAATGCAGTTCCTAAAGTACTAGAAAATTCGATTGAAGTTATTGAAGTAACACCTCAACCACCCAAACCCGGTGTAAGATACGAAGCTTCATTGGGTAAAGAAATTGTTGCTACACATAAATCAGGGTTTAGTGATGGTAAGGTTACAGCATTTGTTGTTGATCCAACAAAAGTTACCGGACACAAGTATGAAGTTAGTTTTGATGTAGATGGATGGATTTTAAAAGACCTAACAACCTCCACTACAATATTAACAAAACAAACCAACCAAAAAGCTGATGACTTATCTCCAATGGTTGATGGTATGTTAATAAAAGTTTCCGGTGCGCCAAATGATTTCAAAGATTTTCTTGTAACTGCAAATGCAAATGGACCACTCGATCCACCTGAATATGGTGCTTTTGCATTCAATAATAGTGGATTCCCGCATCCATCTACAGGTGATAGACCGACACCAAGGCAACAGGTTCGTGGTGGTTTGTGGGGTATTCATACTGGAAATATAGATGATGCCTCTTTTGACTTTGATTTCTTTAAAACAAGAGTAACTCAGGGAGGCGCACGCTGGCCAAGAATAATACCAAATGATTTTGAAATAAGATTTATACCAGGTAAAGCTTTCTTATATCCAGGAAGTGATTATGGTGGACATGGTAAATTAGTAGATGTTCCATTCCAGTTATGGAATATTGGAACAAAATCTGATGCAAGTGATGATGTTCGTTATTTCCCGTATATACTTGATGCTAATGAAAATGGAGTATTTGATTTATCAGGTATTGATCATCCAATTTCGGGTAGGGATGATGATCCAGAAACAGATTGGATTTATTGGGTAATTCCAAAAGATATGACGCCTGGCGAGAGTGGTTATAATGCAATTGTTAATAAAATACAAACAGAAGGTGATGCTAATCACGAGTATATGGATGGAGCAATAATGAGCGGTGATGCAATGCGTCGTATGGTACTGGTAAACTGGAACGGTGGAAGTGTCTCTGATGCAAACTGGCCTAATAATGTTAATAGTCCAATGCCAGAAGAAGGAACAGTATTTAAGATAATTACTACTAAACCAAATCTACCAGGTTCTGATGTATTTGAATTCACAGCTCCTTCAGTTACTGTAAGTACTGAACTTGCTAAAGAAGATGTAGAAAAGATTAATGTTTTCCCAAATCCATATTATGGCGTTAATCCTCAAGAAATAAATAAATATCAACGTTTTGTAACATTTACTCATCTACCGCAAAAGGCAACAATTAGAATATTTAACCTTGCAGGTCAACTTGTTAGAACAATTAGAAAAGATTCACCTGAACAATTCCAGAGATGGGATTTAAATAATGAGAGTAGTTTGCCTGTTGCAAGCGGTATCTATATTGTTCACGTTGATATGCCAGATTTGGGTAAAACAAAGATTTTAAAAGTAGCTATCATTCAAGAACAACAAGTTCTTGATAGATTCTAA
- a CDS encoding PorV/PorQ family protein: protein MKKINLFAVILLTLLTVSSLFAGGGSRNGTAGATELLVPVGARGISMSGATIVGATGVEALYWNPANLVRGEYNTYAMFSHMNYIADISVDYGAVSTNIEGFGALGFTIKSIGIGDIPVTTVINPDGTGQTFRPSFVTLGVTYSRMLSDRISVGVTANLITERIELVSSTGIAFNMGIAYKNLANVDGLSFAVVLKNIGPQMKYDGSGLNVKAISTDLARPTQYYKIDAASFELPSTLELGLGYNLQINESNALMVNGVFQNSNFYGDEYKLGAEYGFNNTLFLRGGYMFMPELDSDSNVFGLTAGFGINYDLGGVGLKLDYAYRQAKFFDANHVFTITLGL, encoded by the coding sequence ATGAAAAAAATAAATTTATTTGCAGTTATACTTTTAACACTACTTACTGTCAGCAGTCTTTTTGCTGGTGGAGGAAGTCGTAATGGTACTGCTGGTGCTACAGAATTACTGGTTCCGGTTGGTGCTCGCGGTATCTCGATGTCAGGTGCAACTATAGTTGGTGCAACTGGTGTTGAAGCTTTATATTGGAATCCAGCTAATCTTGTTCGCGGAGAGTATAATACTTATGCAATGTTCTCTCATATGAATTACATTGCAGATATTAGTGTTGATTATGGTGCAGTTTCAACTAACATTGAAGGATTTGGTGCTTTAGGATTTACTATAAAATCTATTGGAATAGGTGATATCCCTGTTACTACCGTAATTAATCCAGATGGAACAGGTCAAACCTTTAGACCATCATTTGTTACATTGGGTGTTACTTATTCAAGAATGTTAAGTGATAGAATTTCTGTTGGTGTTACAGCTAATCTTATAACCGAAAGAATTGAATTGGTTTCTTCTACTGGTATAGCATTTAATATGGGTATTGCTTATAAGAATTTAGCAAATGTTGATGGATTAAGCTTTGCAGTAGTACTGAAAAATATTGGTCCTCAAATGAAATATGATGGAAGTGGTCTAAACGTAAAAGCAATTTCAACAGATTTAGCACGTCCAACTCAGTACTATAAGATTGATGCTGCTTCGTTCGAATTACCATCAACATTAGAATTGGGTTTGGGTTATAATTTACAAATTAATGAATCAAATGCCTTAATGGTTAATGGTGTATTTCAAAATAGTAACTTTTATGGTGATGAGTATAAATTGGGTGCTGAGTATGGATTTAATAATACCTTATTCTTAAGAGGTGGATATATGTTTATGCCAGAACTAGATAGTGATAGCAATGTATTTGGTTTAACAGCTGGTTTTGGTATAAACTATGATTTAGGAGGCGTTGGTTTAAAATTAGATTATGCTTATCGCCAGGCTAAATTCTTTGATGCTAACCATGTATTTACTATTACATTAGGTCTATAA
- a CDS encoding GWxTD domain-containing protein, whose amino-acid sequence MKKIVSFIIILYSQLFAQSELGFEFDYARFKYDSSSVYMEFYYELNTTNMKVRETDAGQVKEAIVHIEMKNLEADTFFINKDWKITHQINEQSDNQDRNYTGVIGFIISKGNYSLLIKAYDVANPSFNKVINEKIIVNPFKDNKYSISDIQIATNIKKDGADPNSIFYKNTLEVIPNPSMTYTDKMPMLFYYAELYNLLLEDADNEFKLFKVLYNSIGEKVFEQSKKIKQSQNSFVEIGTINLSKLPTDSYNLVFSLVDNKTNQAYISTKRFYYYNAKYIDTSKAKIVDKGVLGSEFAILDKNECDKMFSQIKYIATQQEIDQYKKLDSLAAKREFLYNFWKQRDPDPSTSINEFKEDYMKRVEYANRNFSIYSKEGYLTDRGRVYLIYGEPDQRDYYPSEANMKPYEVWFYNQIEGGVSFIFGDVTGFGNYELLHSTKRGEVRDDNWQRRLSTQ is encoded by the coding sequence ATGAAAAAAATTGTTTCATTTATAATAATATTATATTCCCAGCTTTTTGCTCAATCCGAATTGGGATTTGAATTTGATTATGCCCGATTTAAATATGATTCAAGTTCAGTGTATATGGAATTTTATTACGAATTAAATACTACTAATATGAAAGTTAGAGAAACTGATGCAGGACAGGTCAAAGAAGCAATCGTTCATATTGAAATGAAAAATTTAGAAGCCGATACTTTTTTTATAAATAAAGACTGGAAAATTACACATCAGATTAATGAGCAGAGCGATAATCAGGACAGAAATTATACAGGAGTAATTGGTTTTATAATATCAAAGGGAAATTATTCCTTGTTGATTAAAGCTTATGATGTTGCAAATCCTTCTTTCAATAAAGTTATTAATGAGAAAATTATAGTAAATCCATTTAAAGATAATAAATATTCAATAAGTGATATACAAATTGCTACAAATATTAAAAAAGATGGAGCTGATCCAAATTCAATTTTCTATAAAAATACTCTCGAAGTTATTCCAAATCCATCTATGACTTACACCGATAAAATGCCAATGTTATTTTATTATGCTGAACTTTATAATTTATTATTAGAAGATGCCGATAATGAATTTAAGCTATTCAAAGTACTTTATAATAGTATTGGAGAGAAAGTTTTTGAACAATCTAAAAAGATTAAACAAAGTCAAAATTCATTTGTAGAAATTGGAACAATAAATTTATCTAAATTACCAACCGATTCTTATAATCTTGTTTTCAGTCTTGTTGATAACAAAACAAATCAAGCATATATATCAACTAAACGATTTTATTACTATAACGCAAAATATATTGATACTTCAAAAGCAAAAATTGTAGATAAAGGTGTACTTGGGAGCGAATTTGCAATATTAGATAAAAATGAATGTGATAAAATGTTTTCTCAGATAAAGTACATTGCAACTCAACAAGAAATTGATCAATATAAAAAGTTAGATTCTTTAGCTGCAAAAAGAGAATTTTTATATAATTTCTGGAAACAACGCGATCCCGACCCTTCTACCTCAATAAATGAATTTAAAGAAGACTATATGAAACGTGTTGAATATGCAAATAGAAATTTTAGTATTTATTCTAAAGAAGGATATTTAACCGATAGAGGAAGAGTTTACTTAATTTATGGTGAACCAGATCAAAGAGATTATTACCCAAGCGAAGCAAATATGAAACCTTATGAAGTATGGTTTTATAATCAAATAGAAGGAGGAGTAAGTTTTATTTTTGGTGATGTTACAGGATTTGGAAATTATGAATTACTCCATTCTACTAAGAGAGGAGAAGTTAGAGATGATAACTGGCAACGACGATTAAGTACTCAATAA
- a CDS encoding lysophospholipid acyltransferase family protein: MFNKNKIEYFFFRLFNKILRFIGLQKARKLAKFLGTFLYYFIPIRKKTVISNLKIAFPEKSLKEIKKIAKKNFQNIFITFVELMLIPFLKLDEIKSQVWFDNLDLISNKIKNGKGLIILTGHFGNWEILISSIVAYINANYHVLVKPQRNQYITEWLKRTRSIGNTNVIPVGVSVKEIIKALKSGEVVLIAGDQRGPIDGARFNFFNHQTALYTGTASIALKTNCNIILVACVRQPDYKYIIHVEELNFENLPDEIEKRPIELTQRYISFLEKYIRLNPEQYFWMHKIWKY, from the coding sequence ATGTTCAACAAAAATAAAATTGAATATTTTTTCTTTCGTCTTTTTAATAAAATTCTTCGATTTATTGGATTACAAAAAGCAAGAAAACTTGCTAAGTTTTTAGGTACTTTTCTTTATTATTTTATTCCTATCAGAAAAAAAACAGTAATAAGTAATCTTAAAATTGCTTTTCCAGAAAAGTCACTAAAGGAGATAAAAAAAATTGCAAAAAAAAATTTCCAGAATATCTTCATCACATTTGTTGAATTGATGCTCATTCCTTTCTTAAAACTGGATGAAATAAAATCTCAAGTATGGTTTGATAACCTGGATTTAATTAGTAATAAAATTAAAAATGGTAAAGGTCTTATTATTTTAACAGGACACTTTGGTAACTGGGAAATATTAATATCATCTATAGTTGCTTATATCAATGCTAATTATCATGTTTTGGTAAAACCTCAAAGAAATCAATATATAACAGAGTGGCTTAAAAGAACTCGTAGCATAGGAAATACTAATGTTATACCAGTAGGTGTTTCAGTCAAAGAAATAATTAAAGCATTAAAATCAGGTGAAGTTGTTTTAATTGCTGGCGACCAGCGAGGTCCAATCGATGGTGCGAGATTTAATTTTTTTAACCATCAAACTGCTCTATATACTGGTACTGCTTCAATTGCTCTTAAAACTAATTGCAATATTATTCTGGTTGCTTGTGTTAGACAACCAGATTATAAATATATAATTCATGTTGAAGAATTAAACTTTGAAAATTTACCAGACGAAATAGAGAAAAGACCAATCGAATTAACCCAGCGATATATATCATTTCTTGAAAAATATATTAGATTAAATCCCGAGCAGTATTTCTGGATGCATAAGATATGGAAATATTGA